The sequence ACGGACAGCATTACAGCGGAGAAAATTTTGAAGGAAGGTTAAATTATGAATGATTTTTCTTTCATAGTTTTATTTTCAGCTTTAGGGTTATTCTGGATAATACAAGGAATTTTTACTTATTATCAAATGAAGAATATTAAAAGGAACTACCAAGATATTTGTAAGAATTATGATAAAGGATATTTTTTCGGAATGGGAAATAAAAAGGGAATACTGTCAAAGGGGTATATAGTATTCCTTGTGGCTAAAAAAAGCGGAGAAATTGTTCAAGGAAAAATATTAGGCGGAGTGTCGGTTTTCAATAGGTTTAAGAATTATGATGAGATAATTGGTAAGAATATCTACAATTATAAGCCGGACAGTACGACTTCAAAATATAAAGCTGTAATTATGGCAATAGAAAATATAA is a genomic window of Acidilutibacter cellobiosedens containing:
- a CDS encoding transcriptional regulator GutM, with amino-acid sequence MNDFSFIVLFSALGLFWIIQGIFTYYQMKNIKRNYQDICKNYDKGYFFGMGNKKGILSKGYIVFLVAKKSGEIVQGKILGGVSVFNRFKNYDEIIGKNIYNYKPDSTTSKYKAVIMAIENIKNYIEEKKIETKEC